Genomic DNA from Fretibacterium sp. OH1220_COT-178:
GCCGGGGATGGACGCGTTCACGGCGAAGGAGCTGATGGCATCGCCCGCCACGTAGTCGAACCGTGCCGTCCCCGAGGTGAGGGTCCGGCCCTCCGGAACCTTCACCGAACGGGCCTTCATGGAGTCGGCGACGTCCTTCAGGAAGTTCGTGCCCGCGGCCCGGGGGTTGAAGGCGGTGACCTTCCATGCGTAGGGGTTTCGCCCCGATATGGGAGCCTCCACCGTACCGAGGTCCAGGCCGAAGACGATCCTGTGGTTCAGGGTCAACTCGCGGAATCCCGCCGCGGGATCCACGGGATGGAGCCTCAGGGCCGCCTTCATCCCCTCGTTGACGTTGTAGTTCTGGTTGTAGACTGTCTTGAGCCCCGGAGCGACGTGGCTGATGTCGTCCAGGCGAAAGCGGGCCGGGAGGTCCTTGAGGCTCTGGGCCCGGGGCAGGTCGAAGGCCCAGTAGGCCGGGTTCAGACGGTTCCAGGCGTAGTTGTCGAAGCGCTGCACCGCGTAGCGGATGCCCGTGTGGTTGGTCACCTCGGTCGTCAGGCGGTAGAGGATCCTGTCGGGGGCCGGCCAGGCGGGGACCGGCACGAACACCCACTGGGAGTCCCCCGCGGTCATGTTGTCCCGCACGCTCCAGGTGAAGCGGTCGTAGGCCGTCATGTCGCCGGCGCCCGCGGCTCCGGGCTCGCGCAGGGCGGCCCGGAGCAGAAGCGGCTCGGTCTCCGCCGTGCCGTCCGCGACGTTGGCGATCACGAAGGGGACCACCAGGCTCTGGGAGGGCGTGGAGGGGTAGGCGGATGTGGGATTCTGGTGGTAGATGAAGTTGCCCCTGACGCTGCCGAACCGCCCCTGCTCGGCGGACTTGTCGAACAGGAACTCGTAACCGCCGTTCCCCAGGGGGGTTTTGCGGGCGGAGTAGACGGCGTTGTCCAACAGGGCATCGGGCGTGATCGAGTCGGCGTTCGGCGGGGCGAAGTTCACCCGCATGGAGGCCTGAGTGCCCGTAAGCACCAGGAACATCGTATGGATGTCCCGGTTCTCCTCCCCCGTCGGGGGCAGCTCGCTCCGCCCGTTATCGATCCGCACCGAGCTGCGTCCGGATACGATCTCGCCCTTTACCTCCAGGGGCACAGACGCCGCGTCGCCCACCGTGTTCGTGCCCCCGGTGATCACCATCCACTGCGCGCCCACGCCGCTCGGTCCGAAGAGGTCGTCGAACCGATAGTTCGCACGGGCCTCCGTTCCGGACAGGAGCAGGCACAAAATCGCCGCGGTCCCCGCGGCCTTCCTGAAAAGACTCCCCATTCCGCAACCTCCTTGTATGAGTGGAACTTTTACGCTCGCTATCTGTCCCTCAGCCCCGAGCGCCGGGTACGGGAAAAACGGCGCTCGTGCCGCGGCGCTCGCTCCCGGCGGTCGAGCCGGTCCTCGTGCGTCCCCTCTTCCTCGCGGTGTTGCACATCCTGGCGCTCCGAGGCTCCGGGCTCCTCCGCGATGGGCGGGTGCTCCTCCCCCTCCTCAGTTTCGGACGGCTCCTCGGCCGCCTTGACCGATTTGTGCATGCCCGCCGCGACGATCAGGGAGAGGTGCTCCAGAGGGCGCAGCGCGGCGGCCCTGGCGAAACAGACGACGATCTCGTGCGCCTGCTTCAGGTACTTGCGCTCCCCCAGTGCGGAGCCCAGCTCGGCGAGGGCGATCGCCGCCAGGGCGTTGGCCGAAGGGGCCGCGTCGTCGCATGCCGTCTTGCGCCTCAGAAAAATGTGGGGATCGTCGGCCGGAGAGAGAAAGAACCCTCCCTGATCGGGGTCCCAGAACGCCTCCGTCAGTTTTGCCGCCAAGGACTCGGCATAGCGCAGCCAGTCCCTCAGCTGTTTTTTTCGGGCTCCGGACGCCGATGCGGCTCGGTGCAGCTCCATGACGCCCCACAGCAGCGCCGCATAGTCCCCCGGCAGGGCGGGGATGCCGGCGCTGCCGTTGCGCCAGCGCCGCCTCCAGTTTCCCTTGGGGTCCGGCAGCGCCTTCTGGAGGAAGAGCGCCGCCCGCTCGGCCGCGAGGCGCCAGTCCGGCCGCTCGAACGCGGTGGAGGCGCGGGCCAGAGAACCGATCATCAGGCCGTTCCAGTCCATCAGTACCTTGTCGTCGAGGGCCGGAGGGGTGCGGCGCAGACGCGCCTCCAGAAGGCGCTCACGGTCGTGCGCGAGGCGCGAGGCGGCCTCGGGCGCGCGGAGCCCGTAGCGCTGGGAGAGCTCGGAGACCGTGGCGGCCTCGTACAGGATGTTCTGCCCCGTCTGCCTGCCCGTGAGCTGGTGACCGAAGTTTCCCCCCGGCAGAACGGCGTAGGCGGCGCAGAAGAGCCCGCAATCCCCCTGCGGGAGCAGCTGCCGGACCTCCTCCTCCGTCCAGAGGTAGTAACGCCCCTCCCCTTCGTCGCTGTCGGCGTCGAGGGACGTCCAGAAGCAGCCCTCGGGCGCCGTGAGGTCCCGGGCCACGCAGCCGGCGATATCCTCGGCCAGGGTGCGGTAAAACGGGTCCGGACGGTCCTCTTGGGCCAGGGCCGCCGTCTGGAGCAGCAGGGCCTGATCGACCAGCATCTTCTCGAAGTGGGGGAGGATCCACCGCTCGTCCGTGGCGTATCGCGAGAACCCTCCCCCCAGGTGGTCGTGGATCCCGCCCCGCCACATACGGCGCAGGGTCAGGTCCACCATGGAGAAGAGCTCGTCGCGTTCCTGACTCGAATTGACGGAGGCGCGGGCCTGATTCAGCAAAAAGAGGAGGCGCGGGGCGGCGGGGAATTTCGGCGAGAATCCGAAGCCCCCCCACTCCGGATCGAAGAGCCCCTGGAGCTCGTTGATGGCGCTGCGCGCCGCGGCGGCGCCCACCCGTCCGCCCGCGACGAACTTCAGACGGGCGCGCAGGGTCTCGGCCAGGCTGTCGGCCCCGCGGAGTACGTCGTCTCGCTGCATGGACCAGAGCCATTTGACCCGGGGCAGAATGTCCGTCATGCCGGGCATCTGCCCGGTCGTCCTCTTGGGCAGCCACGTGGCGGCGAAGAAGGGCCTGCCCTCCGGGGTCAGAAACAAATTGAGCGGCCAGCCGCCGCTGCCGTTCTGGATGTGGCATATCTCCATGAAAAGGCCGTCCAGGTCGGGGCGTTCCTCCCGGTCGACCTTGACGGCAATGCAGGTGTCGTTCATGAGGTCCGCCACCTCGGGGTCGGCAAAGCACTCCCGCTCCATGACATGGCACCAGTGACAGGAGGAGTAGCCGATGGAGACGAAAAGGGGCTTGTCCTCCCTCCGGGCCGTCTCGAAGGCTTCGTCCCCCCAGGGATGCCAATCGATGGGGTTGTCGGCGTGCTGGAGCAGGTAGGGGCTGAGCTCGTTCGACAGCCGGTTTCCGGACCCCTCCCCGGCCCTGGGGCCGGAGCACGGAATGTCTTGAGTCAAGCGTTCATCCCCTTTCGTCCTCCTCCACGATCGAGGGCAGCTCGTCCAGGGCGTCGATGATGCGCCAAGCGCCCATGTCCGCGAACTGCTCCCTCGTGAAGTTGCCCCGGGTGATGCCGATGGCACGGACCTTCGCGGCGAGGGCGGTCCGGACGTCGATATCGGAGTCCCCGACGTAGACGGTCTGTTCCGAGGGAACCCCGAACCGGTCCATGAGGTGCAGGAGCATCCCGGGCTCGGGCTTGTAGGGGAGGTGGTCCGAGGGGCCGACGATCGCGTCGAAGTGCCGGGCCGTGTCGGTCTTCTCCATGGCCGCCCGGGGGGCGTTCCGGTTCGAGGCGACGGCGAGGGCCAGGCCCATCTCCCTCAGGCGGGTGAGGGTCGGCTCCGTCTCCGGGAAGGGGCGGATCAGCGTGTACTCGAACGGCGCGACCTTTTCGCGGTACAGGTCCAACCATCCGGGCCGGCACTCGCCGAGGGTCCCGACCATGAAGTCCGCCAGAGGCAGGGCAATGCAGCGCATCACCTGCCCGTGGGTCGTCCTGGGGAGCCCGGCCGAATCGGCCACCTTGTTGATCCCCGCCAGGATGGCGTGGCTCGAGTCCACGATCGTCATGTCGTGGTCGAAAATCATCAGTTTGATCACTATCTGGTCTCCTCGCGGTTTTGTCGTTTCGAGGCCGGGGCCGATCATGGGCCGTCGGCTAGCCGGGCCTCTGGATTTTTTCCTGTACGTCCTGCAAGAGCTTCTCGCCGGCTCCTCCGGCGACCACGCCGCTCTTCTTCAGCCGGCTCAGGGCATAGCGATAGATTTTGCAGAGCTCCTGCCCGTGGAGGGTCAGGCGTCCTCCATCGGTGTGGGAATCCTTGTTCTGAAGGAGTTCCAGGGCGGCGTGGGCGATATGGGCCAGGATGCGGTCCTCCACGCTCCCGTCTCCGGCGGCGAGCAGCGGCTCGGTGGGGGCGCCCTTCGAGAGCCTGTCGTTCACGTTCGATCTAAGGTTGCTGAAGTTCGTGGTGAGCTCCTGGTCGATGTACATTTCGATGTATATCCTCTGAAACTCCGACTCCGGAGGAAGGACGGGGCCTGATGCGGGAGTCGCTGCGGCCGCTGCCGGTTCGGGGGGCGGGACGACGGTCGGGGCCGGATCGGGTTGGGGGGGTGTCGGGTGGAGCTCCGCCGACGGGGCGAACCGAAATGGGGTCGGCTGCTGGAGGGAGCCGGCCGAATCGTCCTCGGGCCGGGAATCCGAGGGCGACGAGAACGAGTCGAAGGAGCCGAAGCTGCCCATGCCGTCGATGGCCCTGCCCTGAATCGCCGGTCCCTTGGAGGGTTCCGAGGAGAGAGCGGGAGGAACCGGCGAGGAAACGGCCCAGGTTTGCTTTCTTTTTCTGCCCCTGGAGCGGCGCGTCATGAGCCGGAGGCTCAGAAGCAGAAGAAGAACCCCGAGGCCGGCCACGAGGTAGGGAATGTAGATCCTGTAGGGATGAAGAGACTGAAGGGCCGGGATTTCCTCAAGCCAGCGTATCAGGGGTTCGGAGAGTTCCTGGAGGTTTTGGTGGAGCGAGCGCAGTATGGAGGACAGGTTGAACCACATCGAAACACATCTCCTTTTCCGTGTCGGATGCCGCGGGCCCGCTGCGGCGAGCGGAGCGGGTTATGGAAGATGGTGCCGCAGAAGCAGGGTCGCCCAGAGAATGACGTTGAATGCCACCATCAGGAATACGGAGGCCGAGAGCATGTCCTTTCCGGCCTTGATCTCGGTGCGATAGCTTTTGTCGATGAGGTCGAAGGCCCTCTCGACGGCGCTGTTGACCAGCTCCAGGGCCATGACCGCCAGCCAGCAGCCGGTCAGGATAAGGAACTGAGCCAGAGGAAGCCGAAGCCCGAGCGACAGGGCGCACAACAGGACGAGTACGACGGCCTCGTATTCGAAGGCCTGCTCCTGCCTGAGGGCCTGCCAAAGTCCGTTCAGGGAATAACGGGTGGCCTTCCAGAGACGGCCCCATGGGGTGTATCGTTTCAACGGGCAACCTCCTGTGAGGGGATGTCGGTACTCTCCATGCAGCCATTCGGTCCTGCTCAGGAACGGCCGCGCTACTCCTTGGCCCTGCCGTTCACGAGGGAGATGCGCCCCTCCCTTTGCAGGCGTGCGCGTCCGCCGTGCACGACCGTGAGATATTCGACGAAGGCGTCGAAGTCGAAGCATCCGGCCTCGGTGTGCGGAGCGTTTCTGAGCATCTCGTACTTTTCGCCGCCCCCCCCGTTGACCATCCAGTTTGTCGTCGCCACGGTGCAGGTATCCTCGTCCCCGATCTCCCGCCACTCTCCATCCCGAAGCACGGCGAGGGACTTCAGGCGACGGCCCGGGGCGGCCACGCGATCGCCGCTTACGAGGGTCGGGGGAGCGGACAGGTCGTAGACGACCTTCAGGCCGGATATCTGCAGAAAGGCTCCCGTGTGGAGCCGCTCGAGCGGGTCGTAGTCATCCCCCTCCTCCCGAATCAGGGCCGAGGCGGAGAGCTCGAGCGCCCGCCGCAGCTCCCTGCCGGTCAGGGTGAGGACGAAGAGCCGGTCTCCGAAGGGAAGCAGGTCCGAGAGGTTCCGCTCCGAGAACTCGCCGGCGGGGTAGAGAATGTTGCCGCGGATCCCCCCGCTGTTCATCAGGGCGACGTCCGCCCCGGTCTTCCATCGGAAGCTGTCGGTGATGAAGTTCCCGATGGGCGCTTCCCCCGACCGCAGGGTCTTGTTCCTCGCGTCGATCGACTGCTCGAAGCGGCCGACAACCCTCTTGAGGGCCTGGTTCAGCTTTTGATCGTATTCGACGGCGACGGCCAGAACCCCGGGGTCCGGTGCGGTGCGGTCCGAGACGGGGAGCAGTTTCCAGGAGGTGTCCTGCCGGTCCAGTTTTCCATCCTTGAGGCTCAGGCCCAGGCGCCCCACGAATTTTGCCCAGACCCCGCTCCAGATCAGGACGGTCGTGCCGCCCTCGGGGTCGTCGATGAAGATGGGCTTGTCGGTTTCCTCGACGGGAGCGCCGCTTCCGGTGATGACGTGAATGCCCGCCACCGATCGGGCCAGCGCCGTGCTTTCGTTGTCGTAGAGTCCGCTGAGCAGGACGATCACGTCCGCCCCCTTCCGCCTCAGGTCCGCCACCATCCCGCGCGCTATGGCGCCGAGGTCGGGGTCGAGCGAAACCCCCTTCGGACGGTTGGTCAGCCGCATGATTCCGGGGGACAGCAGGCCGAAAAAGCCCACCTTCATGTCTCCCGCCTGGAGCACGAGATTCTTTCGCAGGGACTTTTCCAGATCGGGGTCCTGAGTGAGGAGGTTGGAGATGACGATGGGAATGTCGGTCCGGGAGAGGGCCTCCTTCAGGTGATCGAGGCCGTAGTCGAACTCGTGCTTGCCCAGCATGTTGACCGCGACCCCGGCCTTCGAAAGCGCGGCCATCTCGGGCCTGCCCTTGAAGTAGCGCCACATCGTCCCCGCGACGACCTCGCCCGTCGTGACGAAGATGGGGTTGGCGCTCTTTTGCATGTCCGCCTTCACCACGCTGGCGGCCCAGGAGAGCCCCCCGACGGACGGAGACGGCTGTTTCGTCGTGATTTGAGCGGGCAACAGCCGGCTTTGAAGGTGATTGATGGAGTAGAGGGTGACCTTCCCGTCGCGGGCCAGAGCGGTGCCGGCCCCGAAGAGAACGCACAACGACAGGAGGAGCCCGCAAAGCAGATGTTTTTTCATAAAATCGACCCCCTTGAAGACGCCTCGTGCGATGCTCGCGTCCGCACCCGATACGAATTGCTTCGGTTACACAAACAGTTTAGAACGTACCCATCCCTTTGGCAAGGGTCGGGGTCCGAGTCCGTACGCATGGTTCACTCAAAGAAGGACGATCGTTTCTGGGCGCGACGGCGGCCGTGCAGCCGCACACGACCGCGGACACCGCCGTCGTGTGCTATATATTGAAGCGTATCTCGATCATGTCCCCATCCTTGACCCGGTACTCCTTGCCCTCCAGCCTCAAAACGCCCTTGTCGCGGCAGGCCGCGAGCGTCGCGCCGCCTGCGATGAAGTCGTCGTAGGCCACCACCTGGGCACGGATGAAACCGCGGGCGAGGTCGGAGTGGATGGCCCCCGCGGCGTCGACCGCCGTGTCGCCCTCGTGCAGCGTCCAGGCGCGGACCTCGTCCGTCCCGCTGGTGAAGAACGAGAGCAGGCCCAACAGGCGGTACGCCTCGTGGATCAGGCGGTCGCGCCCGGGCTCGTCGATCGCGAGGTCCTTCATGAACTCCGCCTGTTCCTCCGGCTCCAGCTGAGCCAGGTCCATCTCGATGGAACCGAAGATGCGCAGGGTCAGCAGCCCCTTCTTCCTCATGGCCGCCTCCAGCGCCTCAGCGGCGGGGACGGTCCCCGTTTGCCCTTCGTCCAGGTTCAGCACCACCAGCTCCGGCTTCAGGGTCAGGAAGGCGAAGCCCGTCAGCGTTTTTTTCTGTTCCTCGGAAAGGGGGTACTCGCGCAGGGGGCGCTCCTCCATCAGGTGCTCCTGGAGCGCGCGCAGCAGCTCGGCCTCCGCGGCCTCCGCAGGGGTCGTCTTTTTCTTGGCCGCCTTCTCGTCCAGACGCGCGAGACGGTTCTCGATGACGCCCAGATCGCGGTAGATCAGCTCCATCTCCACGATCTGCCAGTCTCGCAGCGGGTCGATGCTGTTCTCCGGGTGGGGCACGTTCGGGTTGTCGAAGACGCGCACGACGTGCAGCAGCGCGTCCGACTCCGAGACGAAGGACAGGAAGGAGTTCCCGAGGCCCGCCCCCTTGCTGGCGTCCCGGGAGAGCCCCGCCAGGTCCACGAACTCCACCGTCGCGGGCGTCGCCTTCTTGGGGACGAAGATCTCCACGAGACGGTCGAAGCGCTTGTCCGGCACGCCGACCAGCGCCCGGTTGGGCTCGGTCTTGCCGCTGGCGTAGGGCTTGACCTCCGCCCCGGCCCGGGTGATGACGTTGAACACGGTCGACTTGCCGCAGAGCGGCAGGCCGACGATCCCACATTTCAGCAATTAAGATCCCTCCATAGAACGAGACAAAAGACTTGCGACTGCGTTTTTCGGACATGGAGTCGGCATGCCGCTCTCGTCGGTATCGGAGATACCGGCGGGGGCATGGGGCGAAGCCCCATTCAGATCCGAAGCAGGCCGACGATCCCACATTTCAGCAATTAAGATCCCTCCATAGAACGAGACAAAAGACTCGCGACTGCGTTTTTCGGACATGGAG
This window encodes:
- a CDS encoding bifunctional metallophosphatase/5'-nucleotidase, which gives rise to MKKHLLCGLLLSLCVLFGAGTALARDGKVTLYSINHLQSRLLPAQITTKQPSPSVGGLSWAASVVKADMQKSANPIFVTTGEVVAGTMWRYFKGRPEMAALSKAGVAVNMLGKHEFDYGLDHLKEALSRTDIPIVISNLLTQDPDLEKSLRKNLVLQAGDMKVGFFGLLSPGIMRLTNRPKGVSLDPDLGAIARGMVADLRRKGADVIVLLSGLYDNESTALARSVAGIHVITGSGAPVEETDKPIFIDDPEGGTTVLIWSGVWAKFVGRLGLSLKDGKLDRQDTSWKLLPVSDRTAPDPGVLAVAVEYDQKLNQALKRVVGRFEQSIDARNKTLRSGEAPIGNFITDSFRWKTGADVALMNSGGIRGNILYPAGEFSERNLSDLLPFGDRLFVLTLTGRELRRALELSASALIREEGDDYDPLERLHTGAFLQISGLKVVYDLSAPPTLVSGDRVAAPGRRLKSLAVLRDGEWREIGDEDTCTVATTNWMVNGGGGEKYEMLRNAPHTEAGCFDFDAFVEYLTVVHGGRARLQREGRISLVNGRAKE
- a CDS encoding thioredoxin domain-containing protein, which produces MTQDIPCSGPRAGEGSGNRLSNELSPYLLQHADNPIDWHPWGDEAFETARREDKPLFVSIGYSSCHWCHVMERECFADPEVADLMNDTCIAVKVDREERPDLDGLFMEICHIQNGSGGWPLNLFLTPEGRPFFAATWLPKRTTGQMPGMTDILPRVKWLWSMQRDDVLRGADSLAETLRARLKFVAGGRVGAAAARSAINELQGLFDPEWGGFGFSPKFPAAPRLLFLLNQARASVNSSQERDELFSMVDLTLRRMWRGGIHDHLGGGFSRYATDERWILPHFEKMLVDQALLLQTAALAQEDRPDPFYRTLAEDIAGCVARDLTAPEGCFWTSLDADSDEGEGRYYLWTEEEVRQLLPQGDCGLFCAAYAVLPGGNFGHQLTGRQTGQNILYEAATVSELSQRYGLRAPEAASRLAHDRERLLEARLRRTPPALDDKVLMDWNGLMIGSLARASTAFERPDWRLAAERAALFLQKALPDPKGNWRRRWRNGSAGIPALPGDYAALLWGVMELHRAASASGARKKQLRDWLRYAESLAAKLTEAFWDPDQGGFFLSPADDPHIFLRRKTACDDAAPSANALAAIALAELGSALGERKYLKQAHEIVVCFARAAALRPLEHLSLIVAAGMHKSVKAAEEPSETEEGEEHPPIAEEPGASERQDVQHREEEGTHEDRLDRRERAPRHERRFSRTRRSGLRDR
- a CDS encoding diacylglycerol kinase; the encoded protein is MKRYTPWGRLWKATRYSLNGLWQALRQEQAFEYEAVVLVLLCALSLGLRLPLAQFLILTGCWLAVMALELVNSAVERAFDLIDKSYRTEIKAGKDMLSASVFLMVAFNVILWATLLLRHHLP
- a CDS encoding HAD family hydrolase; protein product: MIKLMIFDHDMTIVDSSHAILAGINKVADSAGLPRTTHGQVMRCIALPLADFMVGTLGECRPGWLDLYREKVAPFEYTLIRPFPETEPTLTRLREMGLALAVASNRNAPRAAMEKTDTARHFDAIVGPSDHLPYKPEPGMLLHLMDRFGVPSEQTVYVGDSDIDVRTALAAKVRAIGITRGNFTREQFADMGAWRIIDALDELPSIVEEDERG
- the ychF gene encoding redox-regulated ATPase YchF, with protein sequence MLKCGIVGLPLCGKSTVFNVITRAGAEVKPYASGKTEPNRALVGVPDKRFDRLVEIFVPKKATPATVEFVDLAGLSRDASKGAGLGNSFLSFVSESDALLHVVRVFDNPNVPHPENSIDPLRDWQIVEMELIYRDLGVIENRLARLDEKAAKKKTTPAEAAEAELLRALQEHLMEERPLREYPLSEEQKKTLTGFAFLTLKPELVVLNLDEGQTGTVPAAEALEAAMRKKGLLTLRIFGSIEMDLAQLEPEEQAEFMKDLAIDEPGRDRLIHEAYRLLGLLSFFTSGTDEVRAWTLHEGDTAVDAAGAIHSDLARGFIRAQVVAYDDFIAGGATLAACRDKGVLRLEGKEYRVKDGDMIEIRFNI